The genome window TTTTACGGCCATTGTTGGTCAGGGAATAATGAAAAAGGCCCTTATTTTAAACGCTGTCAATCCGAAACTCGGCGGGGTTTTAATCCGGGGTGAAAAGGGCACCGCAAAGTCAACCGCAGTGCGGGCGCTGGCAGCCCTTTTGCCGGAAATAGAGGTGGTGGCCGACTGCAAATTCGGATGCGATCCTCACAAGAAAGGAAGCATGTGCATGGAATGTATAACCCGGCAGGATGGCGGGGAAGAGCTTTCCGTAAAAAAGAGAAAAACACGGGTGGTCGAACTTCCTGTAGGTTCAACGGAAGACAGGGTTGTCGGTTCCCTTGATATAGAGCGCGCAATAAAAAAGGGGGAAAAACGGTTCGAGCCAGGGATCCTGGCGGAGGCAAACCGGGGAATCCTCTATGTGGATGAAGTGAATCTCCTTGACGACCATATCGTCGATGTTCTCCTCGATTCTGCTGCAATGGGTGTAAACACCATAGAAAGAGAAGGCGTTTCATACTCTCACCCTGCTGAATTTATCCTTATCGGGACAATGAACCCTGAAGAAGGGGAATTGCGGCCCCAGCTTCTTGACCGCTTTGGTTTGTGTGTTCATATTGAAGGGATAGCGGATATTGAGCAGAGAATGGAGGTTGTAAAAAGAAGAACATCTTATGAAAATGATCCTGCCGGATTTCAGGATGCCTGGAAAGAGGAGGAGGAAAAACTCAGAAATTCCGTTATCCGGGCCAAAGAACTTTTGGAAAAGACAGCCGTTTCCGATGATATGCTGCGTCTGATCGTACACATCGCCATTGAAATGAATGTGGACGGTCATCGTGCGGATATTATAATGATGAAGGCAGCCAGGACGCTGGCCGCATTAAATGGACGAAAAGATGTCCTAAAAGAGGATGTGCAGACAGCGGCGGACATGGCCCTTCAGCATAGGATGCGTAGAAAACCGTTTCAAAAACAGGGCGTGGAAGAAGAAAAAATAGCTGGAATTATTTCTCATGAAAAAAGTGCCTAAAATGCCTAAAGTTAATGAATCGCTTCGCTCTATTTTTTTAAATAGGATTGGCAGAATACCTTAACTTCAGGCACGTTACGGACTTTAGCGCACTTATAACTTCAAAAAAGCCTAAAGTTGAAATGTCCAAAAATGAAGAATAAGGAATTTGCGAAAGAACTGGAAAAACGGACACGAAAATTTGCGGTGAGTATCATACAGTTATCTTCACAGTCGCCGAATACCCCTGAGGGGAATGTGATACGCAATCAAATTACTAAATCGGGCACTTCTATTGGCGCTAATTATCGAGAGGCAAATCGTGCCTGAAGCAATGCTGACTTTAAAAACAAAATTAAGATTTGTGAAAGTGAAGCCAGTGAAACCCAATACTGGCTTGAAGTAATTGTAGAATCCGAAATATTATTATGGGAGCAGGTAAAAGGAACCCACGACGAATGTAGTCAGCTATTGGCTATCTTCACTTCCATTGCAAACAAACTTTAGGCATTTTACGGACTTCACGGACTTCACGGACTTCACGGACTTTAGGCACTTTAGGCACTTTAAAAAGAGGTAATATCTTGGACTGGACAAAAAGAGAAATCTATCCATTTGCGGCCATTGTGGGTCAGGAAAAAATGACCCGGGCTCTTATTCTAAACGCGGTCTGCCCCTCTATCGGGGGACTGCTGATCAGGGGGGAAAAGGGAACTGCAAAATCAACCGCTGTCCGCGGCCTGGCTGCCATTTTACCGGAGATTGAAATCGTTGCCGGATGTCCGTTTAATTGCGATCCCGATAAATATGAATACCTGTGCGCCGAATGCAGAAAAAAAGTGAAACAGGGCATCAATCTTCCTGTAATGAAGAAAAAGATAAAGGTTGTCGATCTTCCCCTTGGCGCTACCGAGGACAGGGTATTGGGGAGTCTCGATTTTGAACATGCGGTAAAAAAGGGGGAAACGTTTTTTACACCCGGCCTGCTGGCGGCAGCCCATAGGGGAATTCTTTATATTGATGAAGTCAATCTGTTGGATGATCATATAGTGGATATTATTCTTGATGCCGCGGGTATGGGAATGAATATTGTCGAGCGGGAAGGCGTTTCCTGCATGCACAGGGCAGAGTTTATCCTGATCGGAACCATGAATCCCGAAGAGGGGGAACTGCGGCCGCAACTCCTTGACAGGTTCGGGATGTGCATTCAGGTTGAAGGAATAAAAGACCCGGTTGAAAGAATCCGGCTGATCAAACAAAGAGACCGTTTTGATAAAAACAGCTCTGATTTTATAGCAGAGTATCAAAATTCTCAAGACAGGCTTTGTCAGAAAATTATACATGCAGGGAAACGCTTTCCCCATGTAAAAATTTCAGAAGAAATGGTGAAGCTCTGCTCAAAACTTGCGCTGGATGCTTTTGTGGCCGGTCACCGGGCGGATATTATTATGAGAAAAACAGCCATCACCATAGCATCCTGTGAAAATAGAAAAGAGGTAACCGAAAAAGAGGTTAATGAAGCCGCTGATCTTGTGCTGCTTCATCGTGTAAGGATGCCGCCTTCTCCACCGCAGCATCAGCCTGAAGAAAAAAAAGAAGATCCGCCGGCTCCACCCGATGAAGAAAAAGAGGAAGAAAAAGAACCTGAAAAAGAAGAAGAAAAACCGGAAACCCAAAATCAGCAAAAGACTGAAGAAGGAAAGAAGGCAGATGAGGGGGAGGGAGAAAAAAAAGATAAAGAAAAACCGGAAAAAGGCCGGCCCCTTGAAATGGTCTTCCCTGTGGGGGAGATTTTTAAAACAAAAAGAATTCAGATGGAAAGGGACAGGGTACTCCGGAAAGGTTCGGGCAGAAGAAGCCGGACAAGGTCGTCCTCAAAGGCCGGCAGATATATCATGAGCAGAATGCAGCGCAAGACCAGTGATCTGGCCCTGGATGCCACTATAAGGGCCGCCGCCCCTTATCAGAAACAAAGAAGAAGAGAAGATGTAGCCATTGCCATTGAAGAAAGCGATATTCGTGAAAAGGTAAGAGAGAAAAGGATCGGAAATTTTATTGTCTTTGTTGTGGATGCCAGCGGCTCCATGGGAGCCGGAAAACGGATGATTGAAACAAAAGGGGCTATTCTCTCTCTTCTTCTCGATGCTTATCAGAAAAGGGACAAGATATCAATGATAGCATTCAGGGGAGATCATGCCGAGGTTCTTCTTCCACCCACCGGCAGCGTGGAGCTTGCCCATAAACTTTTGGAAGAGCTCCCCACCGGGGGGAAGACCCCGCTCTGCCATGGGATATCCCTCGGCTATCAAATTATTCAAGGCCATTTCCGGAAAGACCCTGACACGTATCCATTGCTGATACTTATCTCCGATGGAAAGGCCAATGTTAGTCAATATGGCGGAAAACCTTTTGCCGAGGCTATGGAAATGGCCGAGGAGGTGAAAAATGACACCCGGGTCAATACAGTAGTGGTTGACGTTGAAAAACCCGGGCTGATCTCCTTTGGACTGTCTCATCAATTATCCGTCGGAATGGGGGCCGGATATTTCAAGATTGAAGATCTCAAGGCGGATACATTGGTAGAAGTTCTACGGGAAAATTTATTATGGTGAGCATGATTCATTCGGACTTCAAAAAACCAATTTCTTATTGACAATAACAACTATAATATAATATATAAATTCAAGTATATAATATGAAATTATATAAAAAATTAAGTTACACGTTTAAAGTTCAGTCAGCCGAAAATAAATTTTTTTAGCGGTCTAATAACAGTTTATAATATATAAGCTGTAAAATATAAACAAAAAAGCCAGGAAGGTTTTAAAGGGCAAAAATGCCTTGTAATCTTTCTGGCTTTTTTTTTGGAGGAACGGATAATATTTTAAAACAAGCTTTTAATACACGGTTTTATTTATCTTTTTTTGTTTTTATCGTGATTGCTGGTTTCTTTTTATCAACCGCCTTTTCGTGTAGCTTAGGCACATTCGATGATTGATCTTTTTATACAAAGCCTGTTCGATACATGGCGGATTGTTCCGAGGGTATTAATTATCATGTTTATATCCCTGTATGTTTCTCAGGTATTGATAGAATTGGGTCTGTTCAAAAAACTTGAATTTATCGGGAAGCCATTGGCAAGCCTTTCCAATCTGCCCCGTGAGGCCGGCATAACGTTCGTGGCCTCATTCGGCTCTGTCCTTGCCGGAAATGCCATGATAGCAAAGCTTTATCAGGACAAAAAAATAGACAGCAGCCAGACACTGCTGACCGCCCTCCTCAACACAACCCCTGTCTATCTGAAAGAGACTTTTACATATCAGATTCCGGTAATGATCCCCTTGCTCGGCATCAGGGCAGGGCTCCTTTATTTTTTGACATTTATCGTATCAGGAATAGTCAAGGTTCTTTTTGTTATTATTTATGGAAGAATCAGGCTGCAAAGCAATAACCCGGGGACAGATAGATTCGATCCTGATTGTGTAGATTCGGGTCGCGTAGATACGAATACTATAACACGAAGCAAGCTTGGCAAAACTCTTGTTTCATCTTTTGCACGGCAGAAAAAGATCTTTTTTAAGATAAGCATCATCTTTGTATCAACGACTTTTTTCATATTTCTGTTGATCAATAATGGCATTATAAAAGGATTGGCAGATTATGTCCTGCCGTTAACGGAATTTTTTAAACTCCCCCCGGCCTCTGTTCTTCCTGTCGGAACTTATATGTTCAGCCCGCTGGTAGGCGCCGGCTTAATCGGAGCCATGATTAAAGACGGCATCCTGAGCGATTTGCAGGGGTTTACAGCCTGTCTTCTTGGAAGTCTGCTGATGCTCCCGATTTTTGCGGTCAGGTATTCCTTTGCCAAGTATGCATCGCTTTTCGGGTTTTTAATGGGATCGAAAATCCTGTTTGTTTCAACCGGTCTGGGAATGCTCAACCGTGTGGTTTTTCTTATGTTTCTTTTAATTATAATTGAATAGAAAGTGCCTAAAGTGCCTAAAGTGCCTAAAGTGCCTAAAGTGCCTAAAGTTTAAAGTGCCTAAAATTAGAGCACCATCGCTTCCAGCTAATTGGAATGATGGAGACTATTAGCACATTTGAAAAACGTATAGATGAAATAAATGAGAGATTGGATTTACTTACAAAAGAACATCAGAGTTTATTGGATCGATTAGATGCAATTCCAGGAATAAATAAAAAATCAGCTCAAGCTATTTTAAGCGAAATTGGTGTTACACTGGATGAATTCATCTGCATGTCAGCTTTTGTGTCTTGGGCTGGCTTATGCCCTGGGAATAATGAAAGCGCAGGAAAGCGTAAAAATGGTAGAAATGGTGTCAGAAATCATCCTTTGAAAACCATTTTAGTCCAAGTCGCATGGGCGGCGATAAAGACCAAGGGCTCCTACTACAAGGCCAAATACTATAAACTGAAAGCGAGACGTGGTGCAAAAAAGGCCATAGTGGCCATAGCGCATAAGATTGGAAAGGCAGTTTTTAACATTATAAAATATGGAGACACCTATCGAGATCTTGGCGAAGATTATCTAATAGCTCCAAACAAACAAAAAGTGTTGAGAAATTTAAACAAAAGAGCCAAAGAAATGGGACTTAAACTGGTTCCTTGTGAAATTTAATTTTGCCATAAGCAATTTATAAAATCGTTTGAGTGGATTACAGTAATCTGATTTGCTTTGAATTGGAAAATGAAGTCGAGAGTACAACTGAAGCCTTTGAGCGCGAATATAACATGACTGGTCGGCCTTTTGCACAACTAACTGTTAGTCCTTCAGAGAAGGAACTACGCATATAAAACTTTTTTGATATAGGCCGACATTTCTAAATTCATTGAAAAGCTGATTACCGCAATCTTATTATTAACCAAGGAACTGATTTTATTTATACAACATTGATAACTTACTAATAATATTAATAATTTTAAGATTACCTTAAAATCAATGGTACCCCTACGCTTTTTTTAGGGGAGTGTGTTTCATATAAAAAATTGGCAGAATACTTTAACTTTAGGCACTTTAGCTCACTTTAGGCACTTTAGCTCACTTTAGCTCACTTTACGGACTTTAGGCACTTTTTTAAAAAGGAGAATTATTATGAAAATAGTTTCAATAATGTGGAGCTCTTATGCCAACATGCTTGTCCGCGCGGCAAAAAATGTGGCCGATATTCTGGAGGTTTCGGCCTATTCTTCAAAGGTTCTTGAAGAAGACCCGGAAAAGGTTGACGCTGTATTGAAAGAGGCTGCGGATGCGGACATCATCTTTCTTTACCGCTCATCCGAGGGATTCTGGGAGGTTATCGAAAATCAGCTAAAGGAACTGGGCAAAAATATTCCTGTTATCTGCTGCGGGTATGATCCTTCATACTGGACGCTTTCCACTGTCCGGCCGGAGATAGTGGCGGAGGTCAACTCATACGTTGTCATCAACGGCGAGGAGAACTTTATCAACATGCTCCGCTACATTGCCAGCGAGGCCGGTGGACTCGATATAGAGGCAGAGGAACCCAGGCCCGTTCCCTGGGAAGGTCTTTATCATCCTGAAGCGCCGACCGGGTATTTTGCTACTGTGGATGAATATCTTGAATGGTACGAAGAATACAGAGGTCTGAGCTCGGAGGTCAGAGGTCAGAAGTCGGAGGTCGGAAGTCAGAGATCCACTGTGGGCATTCTTTTTACCCGGCATCAATGGGTAAATGACAATCTGGAGGTGGAAGATACCCTGATCCGTGAACTGGAACGGCTTGGGCTGGATGTTATCCCTGTTTTTTCTTATTCGGTCAAGGATGAGGAGCGGGGATGCAAGGGGAGCGGGGAGGCGGTCTGCGAGACATTTTTGCGGCCGGACGGAACTTCGCGCATAGATATTATGATAAAACTCCAGAACTTTCCTTTGCAAAGCAGCCGGGAAAAAGGCCACGACAATAAAGAGATCGCGGCGGAAGGCATAGAGATTTTAAAAAAAATCGGCGTGCCTGTCATATCTCCTGTAACTTCATACTACAAGACCATAGATGAGTGGGAAAACGAGATGGACGGAATAGGCAGCAGCGTAGGGTGGTCAATGGCCATGCCTGAATTTGAAGGGGTGATTGAGCCCTTTATTGTCGGGGCCGCGAATAAAACCGGAGAGGGGCTTCAAGTGCGGATGCCGATAGAAGAGAGATGCCGCAAGGTTGCCGGGCGGGTTGCAAAATGGGTGCAGTTAAAGAAGAAACCTCCGGCAGAGCGAAAGATCGCGTTTATCCTGCACAATAATCCCTGCGCCTCGGTTGAGGCCACGGTCGGCGGCGGCGCGCATCTTGACACCCTCGAGAGCGCTGCCATGATAATGGGCCGGATGAAAGAAGCCGGTTATCGGGTTGATCCTCCTGAAAACGGCAAGGAACTTATCAATACGATTATGGAGAGAAAGGCTGTTTCTGAATTCAGGTGGACTACTGTAGATGAGATCGTCAAAAAAGGAGGCGTCTTAGCACATGTTTCGGTTGATGAGTACAGAAGATGGTTCGACACGTTTCCGGAAAAAGTAAGAGACAGGATATCCGGGGCATGGGGAAATCCTCCGGGCGAGGAAGTAAACGGAGTCCCCGCCGCCATGGTATATAATGGCAAAATTCTGGTTACAGGGGTTGAATACGGCAATGCAGTGGTCTGCGTCCAGCCCAAACGGGGCTGCGCCGGGCCGAGATGCGACGGCCGGGTATGCAAAATTCTTCATGATCCTGATGTGCCGCCGCCTCACCAGTATATAGCCACCTATCGTTATCTACAAGATATATGGGGAGCTGATGCCATTGTTCATATAGGAACACATGGCAACCTTGAGTTTTTGCCCGGTAAATCGACCGCTCTTTCCGAATCCTGTCTTCCTGATATAGCCATTGGAGATATGCCCCACCTCTATATCTATAATGCAGATAACCCGCCTGAAGGAACAATCGCCAAGCGCCGCAGTTATGCAACGCTTGTTGATCACATGCAGACCGTGATGACCCAGGGCGGGCTTTATGACGATCTGGAGGAACTTGATCGATTCCTGGGTGAATATGAGCAGGTAAAAAATATTGATAAAGGCCGCGCCCATGCCCTGGAGCATCTGATCGACGATTCCTTGCAAAAGACCAACCTTCTCGAAGGGGCAAAGCTTTTACCTGATGCTCCCTTTGAAGAAAAGGCCAGGGCCGCGCACGATGTGCTGAGTCTGACAAGAAACACCAAAATACAGGATGGAATGCACATCTTCGGCGAGCTGCCGCAGGGTGAACGCCGGGTTGATTTTATCAACTCCATCCTCTCTTATGATGCAGGCGAAGAAATCTCTCTCCGTAAGCTTATTTGCAGGCTTATCGGTACGGAGTTAGGCGATCTTTTGAGCGACAGGGGAGCGTATTCCTGTTTCTACAAAAAAAGCCATGGTGAGCTGCTTGAGGAGATTGATATTTTGAGCAAAAAATTTATCAGCCAGGTTCTTGCCGGCGGCGATGATGATGCAGGCACAAAACTTAAAAATATTCTGGATGGCTTGCTGAAAGATGAGACTCATCTAAACAAAATTCATCTGATTGAAGACAAAATTTGGGATCTAAATACAAGGCTGAATGCCTCAAAGGAAGTTGAGGCCTTGCTTTCAGGTTTTGAAGCAAAATATATTCCGGCCGGACCCTCCGGCCTGATTACAAGAGGAAGGGATGATATACTGCCAACCGGAAGAAATTTCTACTCCCTTGACCCTCATCGGGTCCCGACCAAGGCTTCCTGGAAAGTGGGAATGAGACTGGCTGATGCCGTGATTGAGAAACATGAAAAAGAAGAAGGAAAAACTCCGGAAAATGTGGCAATTTTCTGGATGTGCTCCGATATTATGTGGGCCGACGGCGAGGGTATGGCCCAGATCATGTACCTTATGGGAGTCAAACCGGTCTGGCTCTCCAATGGAAGGTTAAAAGGGTTTGAAATTATTCCTTTGGAGGCTCTTGGCAGGCCGCGCATCGACGTGACGATCCGGGTTTCCGGCATCACCAGGGATAACTTCCCAAACTGTATCGATGTCATAGACGAGGCTGTCCAGGCAGTAGCGGCTCTGGACGAACCTGATGAAATGAACTTTGTCAGAAAACATACCCTGGCCCAAATTGCGGAATCAGGTGCGGAATCGGGCAATGATCCGACCTCGGAAAAGACCTGGCGCGATGCCACGTTCCGTCTGTTTGCCTCAAAACCAGGCACTTATCAGGCAGGCACAAATCTGGCGGTATATGCCTCGGCCTGGAAAGACGAAAAAGATCTCTCCGATATTTTTGTATACTGGAACGGCTATGCTTACGGCAAGGGGGTGTTCGGCGAAGAAAAACAGAGCCAGTTGGCCGGCAGTTTGAAAACAGTCGATGTTACTTACAACAAGGTGGTTTCGGATGAATACGACCTGTTCGGCTGCTGCTGTTATTTTGGTACCCACGGTGGAATGACCGCTGCAGCGAGAAGCATCTCCGGAAAAAAGGTAAAGACCTACTATGGAGATACACGGGAACCGGAGCATGTGGAAGTAAGGGATATGGCCGATGAGGTCAGGCGGGTCGTACGCACCAAGCTTTTAAATCCCAAATGGATCGAAGGGATGAAGCGTCATGGATATAAAGGAGCCGGGGATATATCAAAAAGGGTCGGCCGGGTTTACGGCTGGGAAGCAACCACCCAGGAGGTGGACGACTGGATATTCGACGATATAACCAGGACATTTGTTTTAAACGAGGAAAACCGCAAATTCTTTGAAGAGAATAATCCCTGGGCTCTTGAGGAGATCGGCCGCAGGCTGCTTGAAGCCGAAAGCAGAGGTCTCTGGGATGCAGACCCGCAGGTACTGGAAGGTCTCAAGGAACAGTATCTGGAGGTCGAAGGCTGGATAGAAAAAAAAATGGGAGATGTTGAAGGAGACTTCCAGGGCGGCTCAGTCGATATCCTCACGTCTGAGGACGTGGAGAACTGGGGGGAGATGATGAAAGAGGTAAAGGCAAAAATTCAAGCTGCAAAGCCCGAATAAAAGAGCCCTAATCCGTGAAATCCGTGAAATCCGTGTCATAAATAAATATAATAAAGAATTATAGGGATTTTTTCCTGAACGGTTCATTTTCATATTCCAAAGATGAAAAAGGGAGCGCCATCTGGAGCTATGACACGCCGGAAAAGACGCGCCCCGCAAAAAGCGATGATTATTATCCTGATCCGTCCAAACCCCGTTACAGAAAGAAGCGTGAATCGTATGGAGGGGTGATTAATTTTGGTCAAGGTGATTTTTATACTGAATTTTTCACCAATGACCACTGGAAGGAGAACAAAGCTACAGGAATTCGCAGGGACAAAGAAGGGAACATTATTTATCAAAAGGACGACGCTGGAAATGTCAGCGCTATTCCATATCAAGGGCGCAACGAAGTGAATGTCAAAGAGTATGGAGGGAAAGTCGGGATCAAAAAGAAGGACTATGATTATGGACTCCGCTCTATTTTATATACCGCTGATTTCTCCAAAACCGGCAGTACGGGTGAAACCGTGAAAGGTGACGCGGATGAATATCTGCTGGATCTATTTAGCGGGTGGCGCCGGCGGGGTTTTGCCCTTTCCGCCAATATATTCTATCATGAAGAATACGGCTTTGATTTGTTTCCAAAGATAGCTTACAGTAAACAATTCAAGCCCTTTTTTTTCGATATATCCTTTACTTCCACAAAAAAATATCTGAGTTTTTTTCAAAAATATTTTTCTACAAGCTATAGCCGGGCCAACCCGGATCTTGATCCCCAGACCAACCTTTGCGTTACCTTGAAGATCGGCGGAGAACACCATCTGGGCTCAAATCGGTTCAACTGGCAGGTGGCCCCATTTTTCAATAAGGCCTATAATCGCTTTTATACCCACACCTGTTTTAAGCTTGATTCTGATGGAAAGCCGATAGTCGATCCTGATACGAACAAAAAAAAGGTGGATTACACCCGGTACGAAAATCTGGACGAGGCTTATTGGGCCGGCGGCGATCTTATTTTCAAGTATATCTATGGCAGATGGACCGGCTTTGATGCGCGCTTTACAATCAAGTATACCCGCGATGAGGTGCATGACAGCTCTTTCGCCTACTTTGCGCCCTATAACTTTAAGGGCCGCTTTTTTTTAAAGCCTGTTGAATTTTTATATCTTCAACTATGGTATACCTACTACGCGGATCGGTATGCGGACCAGGCGGAAACGTATAAAATGTTATGGTACCATTATTGGGATCTCAAGGCGACATATCGCGCGAAAAAAAATGTCGATATACACCTGGAGGTGAAAAATCTAACCGATTTTGATTATTATATCTACCGGGGTTATCCGGGCAATTGCCGGCGCTGGTGGCTCGGCATGGAAATCAGGTTTTAGATAAAAATCCTGTTTAAAAAAGGTGAAGCATTGATAAAAATAGATGGTCTCAAAAAAAATTACAAAAATATTCAGGCGCTGAAAGGGATCACCCTCCATATTCCTCGAGGCGAGTTGTTTGCTTATCTCGGCCCTAACGGCTCCGGCAAGACAACAACCATAAATATTCTAACGGGACTGTCAGGTTTTTCCGCAGGGAATGCATATTTGAACAATTTTCATATACAAAAAAAACCTGTAAGGGCAAAAATGCAGGCCGGGCTTGTGCCCCAGAGGATAAACCTTGATAATGAGCTCACCATCAATGAAAACCTGGATATCCACGGCAGGCTCTTTCACATGTCCGGGAAAAAGAGAAAAAAAAGGATTGACGAATTGCTCGATTATATCGAAATGAGAGACCGTAAAAATAGTCTTGTAAAACATCTGTCCGGAGGTTTGAAGAGGCGGGTCGTGATAGTAAGGGCCATGATGCATTTCCCCGGAATCCTTTTTCTTGACGAACCTACTGTGGGGCTCGACCCGAATATAAGACGAAGGATATGGTCGTTGATCAAAAGAATCCGGCAGGATGGCGCAACTATTTTTTTAACCACCCACTATATAGAAGAGGCGGAGTTTTTAGCGGAGCGGGTCGCATTTCTTGATAACGGGGAGATCGTGAAAATTGATGCCCCGCAAAACTTTATGGATCAAACAGGAAAATGGGCGCTCGATGATATGGTGAACGATAAGATTAAAACTATCTATTTCAAAAACAGGGATGAAGCGGCTAATCATATTAGAAATCGGGAAGGAAATTTTACATTAAGAAGGGTTAATCTGGAAGACGCCTTTCTTTCACTGACAGGTAAAAAGGTGGAAAATAAATGATAAAAGGCTGGTTTGCCGTCTATTACAGGGAACTTTTGATCTTGAGACGGAAATTTTTCAGGCAGGCTGCCTCCATGTCGATTGCTCCCCTGCTTTATCTGATTGCGTTTGGGTTGGGTATGGGGCGGAACATTACTGTAGACGGTCATTCTTACATGGAATTTCTGGTGCCGGGACTTGTGGCCATGACCAGCATGACCCAGGCGTTTGCCATCGGTGTTGAGATTAATGTGGCCAGGTTTTACTGGCACATCTTTGATGAGTTTCAATCGGCTCCTGTCTCCAATCTCGCTTATGTAATCGGTGAAACGCTGGCGGGCATTACGAGGGCATTGCTCTCTTCG of Desulfosarcina sp. BuS5 contains these proteins:
- a CDS encoding ATP-binding protein, with amino-acid sequence MKNKNLTYPFTAIVGQGIMKKALILNAVNPKLGGVLIRGEKGTAKSTAVRALAALLPEIEVVADCKFGCDPHKKGSMCMECITRQDGGEELSVKKRKTRVVELPVGSTEDRVVGSLDIERAIKKGEKRFEPGILAEANRGILYVDEVNLLDDHIVDVLLDSAAMGVNTIEREGVSYSHPAEFILIGTMNPEEGELRPQLLDRFGLCVHIEGIADIEQRMEVVKRRTSYENDPAGFQDAWKEEEEKLRNSVIRAKELLEKTAVSDDMLRLIVHIAIEMNVDGHRADIIMMKAARTLAALNGRKDVLKEDVQTAADMALQHRMRRKPFQKQGVEEEKIAGIISHEKSA
- a CDS encoding transposase; the encoded protein is MMETISTFEKRIDEINERLDLLTKEHQSLLDRLDAIPGINKKSAQAILSEIGVTLDEFICMSAFVSWAGLCPGNNESAGKRKNGRNGVRNHPLKTILVQVAWAAIKTKGSYYKAKYYKLKARRGAKKAIVAIAHKIGKAVFNIIKYGDTYRDLGEDYLIAPNKQKVLRNLNKRAKEMGLKLVPCEI
- a CDS encoding TonB-dependent receptor domain-containing protein; its protein translation is MINFGQGDFYTEFFTNDHWKENKATGIRRDKEGNIIYQKDDAGNVSAIPYQGRNEVNVKEYGGKVGIKKKDYDYGLRSILYTADFSKTGSTGETVKGDADEYLLDLFSGWRRRGFALSANIFYHEEYGFDLFPKIAYSKQFKPFFFDISFTSTKKYLSFFQKYFSTSYSRANPDLDPQTNLCVTLKIGGEHHLGSNRFNWQVAPFFNKAYNRFYTHTCFKLDSDGKPIVDPDTNKKKVDYTRYENLDEAYWAGGDLIFKYIYGRWTGFDARFTIKYTRDEVHDSSFAYFAPYNFKGRFFLKPVEFLYLQLWYTYYADRYADQAETYKMLWYHYWDLKATYRAKKNVDIHLEVKNLTDFDYYIYRGYPGNCRRWWLGMEIRF
- a CDS encoding putative cobaltochelatase, with product MDWTKREIYPFAAIVGQEKMTRALILNAVCPSIGGLLIRGEKGTAKSTAVRGLAAILPEIEIVAGCPFNCDPDKYEYLCAECRKKVKQGINLPVMKKKIKVVDLPLGATEDRVLGSLDFEHAVKKGETFFTPGLLAAAHRGILYIDEVNLLDDHIVDIILDAAGMGMNIVEREGVSCMHRAEFILIGTMNPEEGELRPQLLDRFGMCIQVEGIKDPVERIRLIKQRDRFDKNSSDFIAEYQNSQDRLCQKIIHAGKRFPHVKISEEMVKLCSKLALDAFVAGHRADIIMRKTAITIASCENRKEVTEKEVNEAADLVLLHRVRMPPSPPQHQPEEKKEDPPAPPDEEKEEEKEPEKEEEKPETQNQQKTEEGKKADEGEGEKKDKEKPEKGRPLEMVFPVGEIFKTKRIQMERDRVLRKGSGRRSRTRSSSKAGRYIMSRMQRKTSDLALDATIRAAAPYQKQRRREDVAIAIEESDIREKVREKRIGNFIVFVVDASGSMGAGKRMIETKGAILSLLLDAYQKRDKISMIAFRGDHAEVLLPPTGSVELAHKLLEELPTGGKTPLCHGISLGYQIIQGHFRKDPDTYPLLILISDGKANVSQYGGKPFAEAMEMAEEVKNDTRVNTVVVDVEKPGLISFGLSHQLSVGMGAGYFKIEDLKADTLVEVLRENLLW
- the cobN gene encoding cobaltochelatase subunit CobN yields the protein MKIVSIMWSSYANMLVRAAKNVADILEVSAYSSKVLEEDPEKVDAVLKEAADADIIFLYRSSEGFWEVIENQLKELGKNIPVICCGYDPSYWTLSTVRPEIVAEVNSYVVINGEENFINMLRYIASEAGGLDIEAEEPRPVPWEGLYHPEAPTGYFATVDEYLEWYEEYRGLSSEVRGQKSEVGSQRSTVGILFTRHQWVNDNLEVEDTLIRELERLGLDVIPVFSYSVKDEERGCKGSGEAVCETFLRPDGTSRIDIMIKLQNFPLQSSREKGHDNKEIAAEGIEILKKIGVPVISPVTSYYKTIDEWENEMDGIGSSVGWSMAMPEFEGVIEPFIVGAANKTGEGLQVRMPIEERCRKVAGRVAKWVQLKKKPPAERKIAFILHNNPCASVEATVGGGAHLDTLESAAMIMGRMKEAGYRVDPPENGKELINTIMERKAVSEFRWTTVDEIVKKGGVLAHVSVDEYRRWFDTFPEKVRDRISGAWGNPPGEEVNGVPAAMVYNGKILVTGVEYGNAVVCVQPKRGCAGPRCDGRVCKILHDPDVPPPHQYIATYRYLQDIWGADAIVHIGTHGNLEFLPGKSTALSESCLPDIAIGDMPHLYIYNADNPPEGTIAKRRSYATLVDHMQTVMTQGGLYDDLEELDRFLGEYEQVKNIDKGRAHALEHLIDDSLQKTNLLEGAKLLPDAPFEEKARAAHDVLSLTRNTKIQDGMHIFGELPQGERRVDFINSILSYDAGEEISLRKLICRLIGTELGDLLSDRGAYSCFYKKSHGELLEEIDILSKKFISQVLAGGDDDAGTKLKNILDGLLKDETHLNKIHLIEDKIWDLNTRLNASKEVEALLSGFEAKYIPAGPSGLITRGRDDILPTGRNFYSLDPHRVPTKASWKVGMRLADAVIEKHEKEEGKTPENVAIFWMCSDIMWADGEGMAQIMYLMGVKPVWLSNGRLKGFEIIPLEALGRPRIDVTIRVSGITRDNFPNCIDVIDEAVQAVAALDEPDEMNFVRKHTLAQIAESGAESGNDPTSEKTWRDATFRLFASKPGTYQAGTNLAVYASAWKDEKDLSDIFVYWNGYAYGKGVFGEEKQSQLAGSLKTVDVTYNKVVSDEYDLFGCCCYFGTHGGMTAAARSISGKKVKTYYGDTREPEHVEVRDMADEVRRVVRTKLLNPKWIEGMKRHGYKGAGDISKRVGRVYGWEATTQEVDDWIFDDITRTFVLNEENRKFFEENNPWALEEIGRRLLEAESRGLWDADPQVLEGLKEQYLEVEGWIEKKMGDVEGDFQGGSVDILTSEDVENWGEMMKEVKAKIQAAKPE